TTGCCGGAGTTTAATGCATTAAGCTTGCTCTCGATCTCCATTCCGCTCGTTTTACTCATTTTAAGTAATGATACAGCGGTCGCTCTAGGTGCCTTAAACCAAAATAAATATAAGGTACCAGTAAATTCCATTCTCACATCAAGTGGCTTTTTTTCAATTGTAACGAGTTTCTTTGGAGGTCAATCAGCTAATATTGCTGGGATGGCAACCGCAATCTGTTCCGACCATGAAGCCGGACCTAAAGAAAAACGTTACATGGGGGCCGTTGTTGCAGGTATCCTTCTTTTATTATTCGGCTTATTTTCGTGGAAACTAGTTCCACTTATCCTATCATTACCAACAGCGTTTATTTCTATTATTGTAGGATTTTCACTCCTTGGTGTATTTGGAAATAGTCTGCACCAGAGTTTTTCTACACAATCGTTAAAATTAAGTACAACATTTGCCTTCATTATTGCGTTATCCAATATAACAATCGCTAGTATAAGTGCACCGGTATGGGCCTTGTTAATCGGCACGCTTATTGCTCGGTATATTGAGAATGAGAAGACGTATCAAACAGAGAAAAAGGACAAAAAGACGGCATAATCCCAACGATCAATAGGCATCTCAAAAGTCACTCGACTTAGAGATGCCATGTTTTGATTTTTCGATCATTTCATAAAACGGAAAAGCTTAAAACGCAGAAGGGAGAAGTTATCGTCACTGATGCCCCATCCCTTCTCAAACTTGTTTTGTCCAAATATTCATATCTTCAAAGCCTGTACCAATCACACAATTTTTAACGAGCGTCCCTTGATACGTATACCCTAACCGTTTGATCGTCAGATTCATTCCCGGTGATATCGCTCTCGTCAATGAGTAAAAATGATAGATATTTCGCCGTTTTAACTGAGTTTCTAATTCACGAATAACATGAATGAGCAGGTTTTTGCCACGATAGTCTGGGTCTGCGGCACAATCAGTGATTTCTGCACTATGAAACTGATTAATAGCGGCTGAGGCGACACAAACAATCTTCTCATCATGTTTTGCCACAACAAAAAAATAGTTGTCATTCATGGACTTTTTAATATATTCGATATCAAAAATGTTCGTTGGGTACTTATCAAAGACTTTTTGATACAATGAAGCTAATGAAGCTAACTCGTGGTCATCTCCACGAAATACCTCTATCGAAATCCCTTGCTCTAATGGTTCAAGAATCTTCTTCTTGTCGCGTGCGGCAATCTCTCTTATTTTTTCCTGGTCATTCGCATGATTCGAAGTTTTACGCTCTTTATTATAAAACTTTGAAAACACATAACCCTGTTGCCCATTAAATAGACCGTCGATTTTGCCCTCAAGCTGATAACCGTTGCGTCGCAAGGTAGGCTCATTTACTTTAATCGAATAAATAATCGTCTTTCCAGTTTGATGTTCTTGTTGCAAGGAGTCAATTTGACATAAAATTCGTTGCGGTGAATCAGTCACATAAGCAACAATTCGGTCGTTATATACATCCACCTCTGCATAACTCGTATTCACTTACATCCCTCCCTTAACTGATCGTACTTATTGCTGTTACTATATAATATTCAAGCTCCTTACAATCCATTCCTCATCTCATTTTCGGGATGCTTCCCAAGCTGTTGTCATTGTAAGCAGTAATAATAAAAATATATAACTATTGGCCTAACCCTTCCTAAGAAATCACGAACATCTATGAACTCTTCTTCCTTCCAATGAACAACAGCGGCTACATGATAAGGAAAGAATATGACAGCTAAAAGGAAGTGATTTACTTGTTTTTCCATGTCAAAGAGTTACAACATCCAGCTAAGCCGGAATGTCCAGATCCTATCTATGCAAAAAAACTACAAGAGATTCTAGGCGGGCAATTCGGTGAGATTTCTGTTGCCCTTCAATATCTTTTTCAAGGGTGGAATACGCGCGGCGACGGAAAATACCGTGATTTACTCATGGATGTTGGTACTGAAGAACTCGCTCACGTAGAAATGTTAGCCACCATGATTGCTCGTCTATTGGATGGTGCTCCAGTCCATGAACAAGAAAAAGCTGCCGAAGATCCTGTCATTGCCACAATTCTTGGTGGCATGAATCCACAGCATGCGATTGTCTCTGGTTTAGATGCCTCACCAAAGGATAGTGTTGGAAACTCGTGGACCGCTGATTATATCATCGCTAGCGGAAATTTGCTAGCTGATTTTCGCGCGAATTTAAATGCAGAATCACAAGGTCGACTGCAAGCTGTACGGTTATACGAACAAACCACCGACCGTGGTGTGAAAGATATGCTTTCTTTTCTTATCGCTAGAGATACGATGCATCAGAATCAATGGAAAGCAGCGATTGCCGAACTTGAAGCAAAAGAAGGAGTTGTTGTTCCTACCTCATTCCCACGCCAACTGGAAAAACAGCAAGTTTCCTACTCCCATATGAATTTTTCACGTGGCGAAGAAAGCAAATACGGAAAGTGGGCAAGTGGTCCAAGTATGGATGGGTTAGGTGTATTTAATTATGTCCCGCAACCACCAGCTTATGGTGACCGCCCTTTTCTTAAGCCAGCACCACCCTATATGCATAACACACTACCACAACACTTACACCCACACCCGAAACCTTTTTAAAGCAAGAAACGAGGCTGGGACAAAAGGTTGTTTTACTTTTGTCCTGACCCCGTTTTTTGTAGATATAAACAAATCAATCAATTCACGCTCCTTCCCTGTTGGTCCCAATAGGGTTTACGAAGCGCTTTTTTATCGATCTTTCCATAGGGGGTAAGTGGAAATTCTTTAGTCAGTTCAAACCGCTTTGGGCGTTTATACGAAGAGAGGTGCTGTTTACAAAAGGAGGTAAGCTCATCGGTTTTCAACGCTTCTCCGTTCGGAATTACAAACGCCAAAACCATCTCCCCCCAATTTTCATCCGGAACACCAATCACAGCCGTTTGCGCAACGTCAGGGTGTTTTTGAATCACATCTTCTACTTCTGTTGTGTAGATATTCATCCCACCACTGATGATCATATCTTTTTTTCGATCTAACAAATAGACAAACCCATCCCCATCGATTTTCCCAACATCACCAGTGAATAACCAGCCATCACGTATCGTCTCGGATGTCTTCTCTGGTAAATTGAAGTACTCATTCATCACATAAGGGGATCGACAAATAATTTCTCCCTCTTCCCCAGTAGCTACTGGCTCAGCATTCTCATTAACCACTTGCACATCAGTCATCGTAACCGGACGTCCACAGCTACGAAGACGATGGATATAACCTGGCTCTAGGGTATGATCTTCTTTTTCGAGTTTCGTAATAAAATTAGGACATTCACTTTGGCCAAAAAATTGCAAAAAAACCGGACCAAATTGGTCTAATCCCTCTTTTAAACGCGCAGCCGTAATCGGTGCTGCACCATAAATAATCGTACGTAATGATGATACATTAAAGTTTGCTTCCTTTAATTCATCTAAAACTCGGTAAATCATCGTTGGAACCATAAATGTAAAGGTAATGTTCTCTGTTTCGATTTGCTCTAACACTCGTTTTGGGTTAAAAGCTTTTTCGAGAACAATTGTCGCCCCGCGAAGTAAGCCGGTTAGAGCAAACGAGCCGGCACTATGAGGCAGTGGCGTGGTTAGTAGAACTCGCTCCCCATATGTCATACCTGTTTCGATCAAATGCGAGCAAAGGTTGAGATAACCATTTCTTTGTGTATGCACAACACCCTTGGGATTACCAGTTGTACCGCCTGTGTACCCTAATATATACAAGTCTTCCGGTATAGCTCTTGGGGATGGATTTTCATCACTTTCTCCGTCCGTAAACCTAGACCAAGGGGTAAAACCTTGCGGAAGATGTTCATCGTCCGTGATTGCAATGATCTCCTTAAGCGCAGGTAGTTCAGCTTTCATCTTAGCCACTCGACGGTAAAATTCCGGTGCGACAATCACTACTTTTGCACCTGAATCCTGTAACATATACTTCATTTCACGTTCACCTAACATATCATTAAGGGGAACCTTCCCTGCACCAGCTTTCATAATCGCTAGATCGGAAATTAGAAACTCTGGACAGTTCTTCATGACTAAAGCCACTCGATCACCGGGTCCAACACCGCTTCTCTGAAGCGCATGACTTAAGCGGTTAGCTGCTTGATTTACATGCTGATACGTATACTCCCTTCCTTCATATTTAATTGCTACGCGCGACTGATACTTAGCAAATGCGGGCTCAAACAACGCTTGCATTGTTTCTTGATACACCATAAGCCTCTCCCCTTTAACTATGAATCACCCTATAATCATTTCGTAATAAACAAAAAGATTATTTCTTAATAAATAACTGCCTTGGAAAGTCAGCAAATGCCTCACAGCCTGTATCAGTGACATAAAACGATTCACTAATTTCAACACCGTAGTCGTCATACCAAATGCCAGGAATCAAATGAAAAGCCATATTTGGTTGTAGAATTGTTTTATCTCCTTTGCGGATACTTGCGGTATGTTCCCCCCAATCTGGCGGGTAACTTAACCCGGTTGAATACCCTAATCGAGAATCTTTCATAAACCCATACTTTGCAATCGACTGGCTCCAGACCGCTTCAACTTCCTCACAGGTCATACCAGGTTGAATCGCAAGTAAGGTTTCATTAATCCCTTCAATGACAACCTCAGCCAAGTCCTTTACTTCTTTCGTCGGGAAACCTACCGTCACTGTTCTCGCGAGCGGGGCATGGTACCGTTTATAACAGCCTGCAAGTTCAATAATGACCGTTTGATTTTTTTTGTAAGTAACATCTGACCATGTGATGTGGGGGGCTGATGTTTTCTCGCCGGAAGGAAGTAATGGAACAATCGCTGGATAATCACCACCAAACTCCAATGTGCCACTAATTTGAGTTTGATAAATTGCAGCTACTACATCATTTTCACGCACCCCTTCAGCGATCGTATTGATCGCTGTTTGCATGGCTCTTTCAGCGATCGTTGCTGCGTTTTTCATATAACGTATTTCTTTATCTGATTTAATCATTCTTAAATAATTGACAAGAAGCGTCACATCCTTGAAAACAGCATGTGCAAGACCCTTCTTTAATTGTTCAAATGCCTTAGCTGTAAAATAATAATTCTCCATCTCAACACCAATCACACGGTTGCCAACACCTATTTTTGTTAAATAAGCGGCAATATAGTCCATCGGATGTCTCGTTCGTGAATGAACATACTCATCGGTATAAAAGGCTATATGCTTCGAATCCAGCCACGTCGTATATTTCGCGGCATTCGCATCTTGTTTGCGACCAATCCAAATTGGCTGATCTTGTTCGAGAATGACAATGACCATTTGGTGCACATAAAATGACCATGCATCGTACCCTGTCAGGTAATTCATATTTGAAGGATTGGTTACGAGTAACACCTCAATTCCTTCTACATCCATACGTTCCTTCGTCCTTTTCAGGCGTTCTTGATACTCTTCTTCGGTAAACATCTGTGCTCACCTTCCCTTATTTATTCTTCAATCCTAGTCATGAAAGTTACTTAGGAAAGGCGGGTGCCAGCGTGACGAGTGATTAATGTCTGATAGGCCAATTCTGCAATCATCGTATCTTGGACGCCAGTACCAGTTAAATCACATATCGTTATTTCGTTGTCATTGTTTCTAGGCGAACATCCTGTTGACGTAACCTCACCTAATTCAATGATCTTATCAGTATGTGTCAGCAAATCCTTTTCAAAGGCATGATGAAGTTCTCCTAGGCGCAAACATTGCGACTTAACATCACAAACGATGTGGTCAGCATAAGTGAAGACACCTGTTTCAAGCTCCTGTTTGTGTTCAGCGTCTGAGCCCATCGCTGTAATATGAAGCCCAGGGTGGAGCCAGTCAGATTTGATCAATGGTTTTGTGCTTGGTGTTGTTGTAACAACAATGTCGCTAGCTTTAACGACCTCTTCAATGGAGTCCGCAACGGTAAAGGTCGCATCACAAAAAGACTTAACTTCATTGATATACGTTTGAACACGCTTATGATTCCGTCCATATACGATGACATCAGTAAATGAGCGCACATTTGTCAATGCTTGAAGCTGGTAACGTGCTTGACTTCCAGTCCCGATGATCCCGACGGTTTGAACTTGTTTTTTTGCCATGTATTTACTAGCTATCGCTCCTGCTGCCGCTGTTCGGATATCCGTCAAATATCCTTGGTCGGCAAGAACTGCTGCAGGAACACCTGTTTTTGCATGAATTAAAATCATCATTCCGTTTCCACTTGGAAGTCCTAACTTATCATTTTCAAAAAAACCAGACGAGATTTTAATCGCAAAGTGATCCCTTCCTGGCACATAAGCTGTTTTCACGTCTACTTCTCCTTGATGTTCTGGGATATCCACTCTCATGATTGGAGGCATAGCAACGTTTTGAGTGATTAATTTTGAAAACCCATCCTCAATCACTGCAATCGATGCATCATCTAAGGCGATATGCTTTTTAATTTCCTTCTCTGTAAACACAATCATTTCTTATTCCCCCTTCACTATGCGGTCCTTGCCATTAAGTTTTTACTACCCTTCACTGAGTAAAGAAGCTAAAACGTCAGGGGCGACATTGTTCCCAGTCAAAATCACAGCGATTGTCTGCCCTTTTACCGAATCAGCATCCTTTAATAATGCAGAAATTCCTGTAGCTGCCGCTCCTTCTGCGATAATTTTCTCTTTGGTTAACAGAAATCGCATACCTTCTGCAATTTCTTCTTCATTCACTAAAACAAGCTCATCCATATATTTCTTCACAAGCGGAAGTGTGTAGCGATTCGTTTGACCGATTCCACCAAGTAAACTATCAGCAAGCGTAGTCTTTTCAGGGACTGCCACTGGTTTTCCTGCTTGCAAACTTTTTTCCATGGCTGAGGCACCTTCAATCGACACAGCTTTGACGCCTATACTTGGGTCAACCTCCTTTAAGCCAAGGCCGATACCCGATAGTAAGCCCCCGCCAGAGAGTGGAATAACAACTTGATCGATACTAGGTAGATCTTCCATTAATTCAAGGGCAATCGTTCCCTGACCAGCTATTACATAAGGATCATCAAAAGGAGGAATCACGGTTAGACCCTCTTGCTCTTTAAGGCGTTGACATTCATTTTCAGCATCATCTTGCGACTCACCGATTACCTTCACCTCTGCACCAAGTCGCTTGAGCGAATCGACTTTCGCGTTTGGTACTCGGTTTGAAATGCATATCACTGCTCTGATCCCTAGCACACCTGCAAGAAATGCTATCGCTAAGCCATGATTGCCTGTCGAAAACGTTGTAATGCCACGCTTTTTTTCCATTTCTGTAAGAGCAAGCATTTTATTCGCTGCACCACGCAGTTTAAATGCTCCAATTTCGTTTGTCATTTCCATTTTTACGTAAACATTTGCGTCTAATCTTTCTGACAAATGGTGTGACTTCTTTAATGGTGATTTTTTCATAAGTGATTGAATTCGTCTTTTCGCTTCAAACAAATGTCGGAGGGTGAGTTGCTCACTGTTGTTTGTCATGATCCACTATCAGTCTCCCCTGTAAATAAAGTCATTTACTTTATGTATATAATTGCAAGGATGCCTCTATGAGCGTAAAAAATATCATTCCAGCCAATGTAAAAACAAAAATTACCTGAATAGTAACTAATCACGAAATAAACAATATAATTGTAGGCAGTGAGTATCTTGTAAAAGGAGGAAATCGTAATGACCTCATTAACAACAAAAGAATTAGCGTTTATTGAAGATGAAATTCGTGCTGAACAAATTACAGCGAAAACACTCAATTGGTGTGCAAGCCAATGCTCTGACTTGGAATTTGCGACTCGGCTTGAGCAAATGGCTGAAGAGCACCAACTACGAGTGGCTGATTTGAGCCAATATTTTAACCAAGCCGGAAATCCACAGTAAAGGAGGAAGATACGATGCCAAACAATATTGGATCAAAAGGACTAACAGATCGTGAGATTGCCCAGCTTTGCCTCGAATTAGAAAAAAACCGTTGCCGTAGTGTCAGCCATACGATCCTCGAAGCAAGTAATGAGCAATTACGGCAAATTTACAGCCAGTGTCAGCAACAATACTTAGCTCACCAACAAGACCTCTACGAGTTAATGAATGAGCGGGGCTGGTATACGGTTGATGATGCGACACCTGAAGAAATTGGCGAGGTCCAAGGCCTAATGCAACAAAACTTAAATCCGGGCCGTCATCAGCCACAACAATAGGGTACACATTGGCAATCGCCTATCGACGTCATCCGCTATGAACACTCATAGCGGTTTTTTCGATTACACCTGTAAAAAAAGGCTGAGTCCACATTTTGACTCAGCCCTTTTTTACAGCCATTCAGTTATCGCAGTCACGATTAACGGACCTAGTAGAACAATAAATAACGTTGGAAAAATAAATAAAACCATTGGAATCATCATCTTTACAGGTGCTTTCATCGCCTGTTCTCTCGCTTCTTGACGTTTTTGCTCGCGAATTCTAGCCGTTTGCGCTCGCAGCACTTTTGTCATTCCAATCCCCATCTGATCGGCTTGAATGAGAGCACTGATGACACTTTGAAACTGATCGGAAGGGACACGTTCACGAAGTTCAGTAAAAGCCTCGCGCTTAGATTTACCAAGTTTCATATCATCGAGCGCAACCAAAAACTCCTCTGATAATGGCCCTTTCATTTGCCGGGCGACCTTATTCAATGCTCCGTCTAACCCTAAGCCAGCTTCAATCGAGATATTAACCATATCAAAAAAGTCAGCCATCAATTTTTTAATTTGTTGTGTTCGTCGCTTTTGTTTATCTTTTAAATAGAGAACCGGATAATAAAATCCAACTCCACCAACAACTAGCGCTGCTAAGATGACACGAGCTTGACTTTCAGCACTGTGAAAAAATAACAAAAGAATAAAAAAGAACAACCCAATCCCAAAGCCAATTTGTACGATTATAAAACGAATCGGGGTCAGATTAAATGGTGTACCGGCTTGCCGTATTTTCGTTCGTAATTCTTGTTCTTTTTCTCTTGTTACGTATTTTCGTAACAACGACTCAATCCTCCCCATGATCGGCCTAAACCACGTTCTATTTTTCTCCTCCTGTATGTTTTCAACAGGCTGAATCGGATCCATTAATTCAACAACACGCTTTTCAACTTGTAAGCGTTGTGACAACATAAGCGATAATAGACCTGCCATGAGACACGTGAAGAACAAACTTCCCATTATAAACAATAGCAAAGCAATCATCCATCTACACCTCCACGTTGATGATTTTTTGAATAGCGATCCAACCAATCAACGCTGATATAACTCCGGCACTCATTAAAAACCAACCTAATGGGTGTGTAAACAGTGGTTCAAAGTATTCGGGATTCATCAAGTTTAATAATAGGCCCAATACAAATGGTAGTAACGTGATGATCCATGCTGACATCCGTCCTTGTGACGTGAGCGTTTTCAACTCTTCCTGAATACGAACTCGCTCCCGAATCGTCTCCTGCATCGATCCTAAAAGATCAGCCAAATTCCCACCAGTAGTGCGCTGTATTAATAAAGCACTGACAACAAGCTTCAAATCTTCATTTGGCAATCGGTTTAGTAAATGCGCAAACGCCGATTCCATTGTTTCACCTAAATTAATTTCGCGAATCGTCTTATTAAACTCCGGTCCAAGAGGGTCGGGAACTTCTTGAGCAACAACCTGCATCGATTGGATAAAGCTAAAACCCGCTTTCATAGCTGTTTCCATCGTTCCGAGTGCATGTGGCAGCTGTTGTGCGGATTGTACGAGTCGCAATTGTTTTTTCCTTTTTAAATATAAAATAGGAAGAAAGAAGCCACCGATAAAAAATAACACCATTACAATAAACAGACTATCGATAATAAATGCAACCACAAACGCGAGCCCACCTAAGACGAGGCGCATAATAAAAAAGCCTTCAGCATTAATCGTCAACCCTGCTTTCTCTAAATCTATCTCCCATTTTTGTACAAATCTCACGTTCTGAAATGGTCTTCCAAGCTGTTCAATAAGCCGACGACGTTCAGTTGCTGCTTCCTTTTTTTCGACTCGCTTTTTTTCTTTTTTTTCACGTGGTAAATATTTTCCAATCCGTTGCTCATACCTTTCGTTCCGTTTACCAAACCACATGCCAATCGCAGCAAATAGAACGGTAAACACAACGAACAAAATGAAAAACATCGCGCCTACACCTCCTCTTGGAACCACTCAGCAGGAAGTGTAATCCCATATCGCTCTAATTTATCGGCACAATCAGGGCGGATCCCTGTTGAGGTAAACGTCCCTTCAATTTTTCCATCAACTGTTAAGCCGGTTTGCTTAAATACAAATAAATCCTGAAGAATGATGGTATCCCCTTCCATCCCTAACACTTCAGTAATGTGGGTAATTTTACGGCTACCGTCCTTTAACCTTGATTGTTGGATGATGAGGTCAATCGCTCCTGAAATCTGATTACGAATCGCTCGTAGCGGCAAATCAACTCCAGCCATTAGTACCATCGTCTCAAGGCGAGAAATCATATCTCGAGGAGTATTCGAGTGTCCAGTCGCAAGAGAGCCGTCATGCCCGGTATTCATCGCCTGTAACATATCAAGCGCTTCTGCACTACGAACCTCTCCGATAATGACACGATCAGGGCGCATTCGTAACGAGTTTCGCACCAGGTCACGAATCGATACTGCTCCTCTGCCTTCAATGTTAGGCGGACGTGTTTCTAAAGAAACGACATGATCTTGTCCTAATTGTAATTCCGCAGCATCCTCAATTGTGACAATTCGTTCCGTATCTGGAATAAAGTTGGAAAGGACATTCAGTAGGGTTGTTTTCCCAGAGCCTGTTCCTCCACTAATAAAAACATTGAGACGCGCTTTAACACATCCTTCTAAAAATTTCGCCATTTCTTCACTTAATGTGCCAAAGGTAATGAGGTCATTAATATCAAGGCGGTTTTCCGGAAATTTACGAATCGTAATACTTGGGCCATTTAAGGCTAATGGAGGGATAATCGCATTGACACGGCTACCATCAGGAAGTCTTGCATCAACCATTGGACTACTTTCATCAATTCGCCGTCCTAATGGCGCAACGATTTTTTCAATCACTTGGAGAACATGATCATCATCACGAAAACTAAAATCACTTTTGACTAACTTACCATCTTTTTCAATGTATATTTGCTCAGGCCCATTCACCATCACTTCCGACACGGAACGATCAGCTAATAATGGTGTAATTGGTCCATAACCCATTAATTCGTCCGTTACAGTTTGGATTAAATGTTTCTTTGCTTCAAACGTTAACCGTTCACCTTCTTCTTCAAAAAAAGGGGTGACAATTTGCGGAATTAATTCCGTTAATTCCTCGTCAGAAATGTCATTATGCTTTTTCAATTCATCCATGACGAATTTATGAAGCTTTGACTTTAGATTTGGTTCTTTTACAACCCGTTTATCCTTTACTTTTTCATGACTAGCTTTCGTTGTCGTC
The sequence above is drawn from the Desertibacillus haloalkaliphilus genome and encodes:
- the ablB gene encoding putative beta-lysine N-acetyltransferase; protein product: MNTSYAEVDVYNDRIVAYVTDSPQRILCQIDSLQQEHQTGKTIIYSIKVNEPTLRRNGYQLEGKIDGLFNGQQGYVFSKFYNKERKTSNHANDQEKIREIAARDKKKILEPLEQGISIEVFRGDDHELASLASLYQKVFDKYPTNIFDIEYIKKSMNDNYFFVVAKHDEKIVCVASAAINQFHSAEITDCAADPDYRGKNLLIHVIRELETQLKRRNIYHFYSLTRAISPGMNLTIKRLGYTYQGTLVKNCVIGTGFEDMNIWTKQV
- a CDS encoding manganese catalase family protein — its product is MFFHVKELQHPAKPECPDPIYAKKLQEILGGQFGEISVALQYLFQGWNTRGDGKYRDLLMDVGTEELAHVEMLATMIARLLDGAPVHEQEKAAEDPVIATILGGMNPQHAIVSGLDASPKDSVGNSWTADYIIASGNLLADFRANLNAESQGRLQAVRLYEQTTDRGVKDMLSFLIARDTMHQNQWKAAIAELEAKEGVVVPTSFPRQLEKQQVSYSHMNFSRGEESKYGKWASGPSMDGLGVFNYVPQPPAYGDRPFLKPAPPYMHNTLPQHLHPHPKPF
- a CDS encoding long-chain-fatty-acid--CoA ligase, with amino-acid sequence MVYQETMQALFEPAFAKYQSRVAIKYEGREYTYQHVNQAANRLSHALQRSGVGPGDRVALVMKNCPEFLISDLAIMKAGAGKVPLNDMLGEREMKYMLQDSGAKVVIVAPEFYRRVAKMKAELPALKEIIAITDDEHLPQGFTPWSRFTDGESDENPSPRAIPEDLYILGYTGGTTGNPKGVVHTQRNGYLNLCSHLIETGMTYGERVLLTTPLPHSAGSFALTGLLRGATIVLEKAFNPKRVLEQIETENITFTFMVPTMIYRVLDELKEANFNVSSLRTIIYGAAPITAARLKEGLDQFGPVFLQFFGQSECPNFITKLEKEDHTLEPGYIHRLRSCGRPVTMTDVQVVNENAEPVATGEEGEIICRSPYVMNEYFNLPEKTSETIRDGWLFTGDVGKIDGDGFVYLLDRKKDMIISGGMNIYTTEVEDVIQKHPDVAQTAVIGVPDENWGEMVLAFVIPNGEALKTDELTSFCKQHLSSYKRPKRFELTKEFPLTPYGKIDKKALRKPYWDQQGRSVN
- a CDS encoding M24 family metallopeptidase, whose translation is MFTEEEYQERLKRTKERMDVEGIEVLLVTNPSNMNYLTGYDAWSFYVHQMVIVILEQDQPIWIGRKQDANAAKYTTWLDSKHIAFYTDEYVHSRTRHPMDYIAAYLTKIGVGNRVIGVEMENYYFTAKAFEQLKKGLAHAVFKDVTLLVNYLRMIKSDKEIRYMKNAATIAERAMQTAINTIAEGVRENDVVAAIYQTQISGTLEFGGDYPAIVPLLPSGEKTSAPHITWSDVTYKKNQTVIIELAGCYKRYHAPLARTVTVGFPTKEVKDLAEVVIEGINETLLAIQPGMTCEEVEAVWSQSIAKYGFMKDSRLGYSTGLSYPPDWGEHTASIRKGDKTILQPNMAFHLIPGIWYDDYGVEISESFYVTDTGCEAFADFPRQLFIKK
- a CDS encoding cyclodeaminase is translated as MIVFTEKEIKKHIALDDASIAVIEDGFSKLITQNVAMPPIMRVDIPEHQGEVDVKTAYVPGRDHFAIKISSGFFENDKLGLPSGNGMMILIHAKTGVPAAVLADQGYLTDIRTAAAGAIASKYMAKKQVQTVGIIGTGSQARYQLQALTNVRSFTDVIVYGRNHKRVQTYINEVKSFCDATFTVADSIEEVVKASDIVVTTTPSTKPLIKSDWLHPGLHITAMGSDAEHKQELETGVFTYADHIVCDVKSQCLRLGELHHAFEKDLLTHTDKIIELGEVTSTGCSPRNNDNEITICDLTGTGVQDTMIAELAYQTLITRHAGTRLS
- a CDS encoding pyridoxal-phosphate dependent enzyme gives rise to the protein MTNNSEQLTLRHLFEAKRRIQSLMKKSPLKKSHHLSERLDANVYVKMEMTNEIGAFKLRGAANKMLALTEMEKKRGITTFSTGNHGLAIAFLAGVLGIRAVICISNRVPNAKVDSLKRLGAEVKVIGESQDDAENECQRLKEQEGLTVIPPFDDPYVIAGQGTIALELMEDLPSIDQVVIPLSGGGLLSGIGLGLKEVDPSIGVKAVSIEGASAMEKSLQAGKPVAVPEKTTLADSLLGGIGQTNRYTLPLVKKYMDELVLVNEEEIAEGMRFLLTKEKIIAEGAAATGISALLKDADSVKGQTIAVILTGNNVAPDVLASLLSEG
- a CDS encoding spore coat protein; this translates as MPNNIGSKGLTDREIAQLCLELEKNRCRSVSHTILEASNEQLRQIYSQCQQQYLAHQQDLYELMNERGWYTVDDATPEEIGEVQGLMQQNLNPGRHQPQQ
- a CDS encoding type II secretion system F family protein, encoding MIALLLFIMGSLFFTCLMAGLLSLMLSQRLQVEKRVVELMDPIQPVENIQEEKNRTWFRPIMGRIESLLRKYVTREKEQELRTKIRQAGTPFNLTPIRFIIVQIGFGIGLFFFILLLFFHSAESQARVILAALVVGGVGFYYPVLYLKDKQKRRTQQIKKLMADFFDMVNISIEAGLGLDGALNKVARQMKGPLSEEFLVALDDMKLGKSKREAFTELRERVPSDQFQSVISALIQADQMGIGMTKVLRAQTARIREQKRQEAREQAMKAPVKMMIPMVLFIFPTLFIVLLGPLIVTAITEWL
- a CDS encoding type II secretion system F family protein, encoding MFFILFVVFTVLFAAIGMWFGKRNERYEQRIGKYLPREKKEKKRVEKKEAATERRRLIEQLGRPFQNVRFVQKWEIDLEKAGLTINAEGFFIMRLVLGGLAFVVAFIIDSLFIVMVLFFIGGFFLPILYLKRKKQLRLVQSAQQLPHALGTMETAMKAGFSFIQSMQVVAQEVPDPLGPEFNKTIREINLGETMESAFAHLLNRLPNEDLKLVVSALLIQRTTGGNLADLLGSMQETIRERVRIQEELKTLTSQGRMSAWIITLLPFVLGLLLNLMNPEYFEPLFTHPLGWFLMSAGVISALIGWIAIQKIINVEV
- a CDS encoding CpaF family protein, which encodes MSLLQRLNEKNVATTTKASHEKVKDKRVVKEPNLKSKLHKFVMDELKKHNDISDEELTELIPQIVTPFFEEEGERLTFEAKKHLIQTVTDELMGYGPITPLLADRSVSEVMVNGPEQIYIEKDGKLVKSDFSFRDDDHVLQVIEKIVAPLGRRIDESSPMVDARLPDGSRVNAIIPPLALNGPSITIRKFPENRLDINDLITFGTLSEEMAKFLEGCVKARLNVFISGGTGSGKTTLLNVLSNFIPDTERIVTIEDAAELQLGQDHVVSLETRPPNIEGRGAVSIRDLVRNSLRMRPDRVIIGEVRSAEALDMLQAMNTGHDGSLATGHSNTPRDMISRLETMVLMAGVDLPLRAIRNQISGAIDLIIQQSRLKDGSRKITHITEVLGMEGDTIILQDLFVFKQTGLTVDGKIEGTFTSTGIRPDCADKLERYGITLPAEWFQEEV